One Thomasclavelia spiroformis DSM 1552 DNA window includes the following coding sequences:
- a CDS encoding HD domain-containing protein, with amino-acid sequence MIDLKKAQQVFNHYVHKYNINDDKVALKISHTYRVMQRCQEIAESLKLEQEDIELAGLIGLLHDIGRFEQLRRYDSFIDNKTVDHAALGIEILFNDGLIELFDIDKQYYSLIKTAVFNHNKYEIEPDLDNHTYLHCQIIRDGDKIDIFNTGLLESFEAFLDVSQNVLENDMISDDIFETFMQQQTILSINRKTDLDRWVSFLALVFGLNFTYSFEYVSKYSFLEKLIRRLDYKNLDSKMKMEQIESCCKYFLKDKVESI; translated from the coding sequence ATGATTGATTTAAAAAAAGCACAACAAGTATTTAATCACTATGTTCATAAATATAATATAAATGATGATAAAGTTGCATTGAAGATAAGCCATACTTATCGTGTTATGCAACGTTGTCAAGAAATAGCAGAAAGTTTAAAATTAGAACAAGAAGATATTGAACTAGCGGGATTGATAGGCTTACTTCATGATATTGGTAGATTTGAACAATTACGAAGATATGATAGTTTTATTGATAATAAAACAGTTGATCATGCTGCTTTGGGAATTGAGATATTATTTAATGATGGTTTAATTGAGTTATTTGATATTGATAAGCAATATTATTCATTAATTAAAACAGCAGTATTTAATCATAATAAATATGAAATTGAACCGGATTTAGATAATCATACATATCTTCATTGTCAAATTATTCGAGATGGGGATAAGATTGATATTTTTAATACAGGATTATTAGAATCGTTTGAAGCATTTTTGGATGTTAGTCAAAATGTTTTGGAAAATGATATGATTAGTGATGATATTTTTGAAACATTTATGCAACAGCAAACTATTTTGAGTATTAATCGAAAGACTGATTTGGATCGTTGGGTATCTTTTTTAGCTCTAGTTTTTGGATTGAATTTTACGTATAGTTTTGAATATGTAAGTAAATATAGTTTTCTTGAAAAGTTAATTAGAAGATTGGATTATAAAAATCTTGATAGTAAAATGAAAATGGAACAAATTGAAAGTTGTTGTAAATATTTTTTAAAAGATAAAGTAGAAAGTATTTAA
- the acpP gene encoding acyl carrier protein — protein sequence MNAEFEKVKEIIVDSLSCDEDAVTLEANLKEDLEADSLDAVELIMAVEEEFDIEIPDEKAAEIKTVQDIVDYIKANA from the coding sequence GTGAACGCAGAATTTGAAAAAGTAAAAGAAATAATTGTAGATTCTTTAAGTTGCGATGAAGATGCAGTAACTTTAGAAGCTAATTTAAAAGAAGATTTAGAAGCTGATTCATTAGATGCAGTTGAATTAATTATGGCTGTTGAAGAAGAATTCGATATCGAAATTCCTGATGAAAAAGCTGCTGAAATCAAAACAGTACAAGATATCGTAGATTATATTAAAGCTAATGCTTAA
- the accB gene encoding acetyl-CoA carboxylase biotin carboxyl carrier protein, with translation MKIDLVKQLISEFENSEVFKMKVEMEDVKLELEKAPVAPVNVVSAPVATPVVQAPVNQAAPVEAKEEPVVSGTPVKSPIVGVFYAASSPTAKPYVEVGSKVKAGQVLCIVEAMKVMNEIKAPIDGTVTAIMANTEDLVEYDQVLMIIEG, from the coding sequence ATGAAAATTGATTTAGTAAAACAACTTATCAGTGAATTTGAAAATTCAGAAGTTTTTAAAATGAAAGTGGAAATGGAAGATGTTAAATTGGAATTAGAAAAAGCACCTGTAGCACCTGTTAATGTAGTTAGTGCACCAGTTGCAACTCCAGTGGTACAAGCCCCTGTTAACCAAGCAGCACCTGTTGAAGCTAAAGAAGAACCAGTGGTATCAGGAACACCAGTTAAATCACCGATTGTAGGGGTGTTTTATGCAGCTAGTTCACCAACAGCTAAACCATATGTTGAAGTAGGTAGTAAAGTAAAAGCAGGACAAGTGTTATGTATTGTTGAAGCGATGAAAGTAATGAATGAAATTAAAGCACCGATTGATGGTACAGTAACAGCAATTATGGCAAATACTGAAGATTTGGTAGAATATGATCAAGTATTAATGATTATTGAAGGGTAG
- a CDS encoding acetyl-CoA carboxylase biotin carboxylase subunit yields the protein MFKRILIANRGEIAVRIIRTCQELGIEAVAIYSNVDSTSLHVQLADHAVCIGSAKATDSYLNMKNILSAATALGCDAIHPGFGFLSENSTFARLVEECGMTFIGPSGDIIDMMGNKSMARQKMIEANVPVVPGSDGSVNTLEDARKVAKEIGFPVLIKASAGGGGRGMRKAFSEDEFDDAYLTAKAEAKACFGDDDMYIEKLILNPKHIEFQILADNYGNVIHLGERDCSIQRRNQKMIEEAPSKALTPLLRQKMGEDAIKAAKGAGYRNAGTIEYVLDQDGNYYFIEMNTRIQVEHPITEMITGVDLIKEQIRIAANQKLTYKQSDIHLNGHAIECRINAENPKEGFRPCPGTVNSLHLPGGLGVRIDTALYQGYKVSSHYDSMIAKVIVHGSNRLEAIRRMRRVLAELVIDGIDTNQELQYLILHTGEYVKGNFDTSFIENNLDKLVG from the coding sequence ATGTTTAAACGAATTTTAATTGCCAACCGTGGCGAAATCGCGGTAAGAATTATTCGAACTTGTCAGGAGTTAGGAATTGAAGCTGTAGCTATTTATTCTAATGTTGATAGTACTTCGTTACATGTACAATTAGCAGATCATGCAGTTTGTATTGGTTCAGCTAAAGCAACAGATAGTTACTTGAATATGAAAAATATATTAAGTGCAGCTACTGCTCTTGGATGTGATGCTATTCATCCAGGTTTTGGTTTTTTATCTGAAAATTCAACATTTGCTCGATTGGTTGAAGAATGTGGAATGACTTTTATTGGACCAAGTGGTGATATTATAGATATGATGGGGAATAAAAGTATGGCACGTCAAAAGATGATTGAAGCTAATGTTCCGGTAGTTCCTGGAAGTGATGGAAGTGTTAATACTTTAGAAGATGCTAGAAAAGTAGCTAAGGAAATTGGTTTTCCAGTTTTAATTAAAGCTTCAGCTGGAGGTGGCGGACGTGGAATGCGTAAGGCTTTTAGTGAAGATGAATTTGATGATGCATATTTAACAGCTAAGGCAGAAGCTAAAGCATGTTTTGGAGATGATGATATGTATATTGAAAAATTGATTTTGAACCCAAAGCATATTGAATTCCAAATTTTAGCTGATAATTATGGCAATGTTATTCATTTAGGAGAACGTGATTGTTCAATTCAACGTCGTAATCAAAAAATGATTGAAGAAGCACCAAGTAAAGCCTTAACACCTTTATTAAGACAAAAAATGGGAGAAGATGCTATTAAAGCAGCTAAAGGTGCTGGATATCGAAATGCAGGAACGATTGAGTATGTTCTAGATCAAGATGGCAATTATTATTTCATTGAGATGAATACGCGTATTCAAGTAGAACATCCAATTACTGAAATGATAACTGGCGTAGATTTAATCAAGGAACAAATTAGAATAGCTGCTAATCAAAAATTAACTTATAAACAAAGTGATATTCATTTAAATGGTCATGCTATTGAATGTCGTATTAATGCTGAAAACCCTAAAGAGGGATTTAGACCTTGTCCAGGGACAGTAAATAGTTTACATTTACCTGGAGGACTAGGGGTTAGAATTGACACAGCATTGTATCAAGGGTATAAAGTATCATCTCATTATGATTCAATGATTGCAAAAGTTATTGTTCATGGATCAAATCGTTTAGAAGCGATTCGAAGAATGCGTCGAGTTTTAGCTGAATTGGTGATTGATGGAATAGATACTAATCAAGAATTACAATATTTAATTTTACATACGGGAGAGTATGTAAAAGGAAACTTTGATACAAGTTTTATTGAAAATAACTTAGATAAGTTGGTGGGATAA
- the accD gene encoding acetyl-CoA carboxylase, carboxyltransferase subunit beta codes for MEELFKERKEKLNLFKSFRNKLQDKKRIDVPDGLYTKCDTCGESILSEDLKENYYVCPACGAHLKMRAYTRLNLLYDGGKYKELYQYIKSNDPLMFPGYKDKLAKLKQTTGLDEAVVCATGKIDGRKVVVCVMDARFLVGSMSGAVGEKITRAIEHATKRKTPLIIFTTSGGARMQEGIISLMQMAKTSAALARHNDAGLLYISYITNPTYGGVTASFAMLGDIIIGEPDALIGFAGPRVIESTIKQKLPDGFQKTEFMQDQGFIDMIVERKDMRNTIIKLLKMHSRGVQ; via the coding sequence ATGGAAGAATTATTTAAAGAGCGAAAAGAGAAATTAAATTTATTTAAGTCATTTCGTAATAAACTACAGGATAAAAAAAGAATTGATGTACCAGATGGTTTGTATACTAAATGTGATACATGTGGAGAATCAATTTTAAGTGAAGATCTTAAAGAAAATTATTATGTTTGTCCAGCTTGTGGGGCTCATTTAAAAATGAGAGCTTATACGCGTTTAAATCTTTTATATGATGGGGGAAAATATAAAGAATTATACCAATATATAAAATCTAATGATCCCTTGATGTTTCCTGGCTATAAAGATAAATTAGCTAAATTAAAACAAACAACTGGTCTTGACGAAGCAGTTGTTTGTGCTACAGGAAAAATTGATGGAAGAAAAGTAGTCGTTTGTGTTATGGATGCACGCTTTTTAGTAGGAAGTATGTCTGGAGCAGTTGGTGAAAAAATAACTAGAGCAATTGAACATGCAACAAAAAGAAAAACGCCACTGATTATTTTTACTACTTCTGGAGGAGCGAGAATGCAAGAGGGGATTATTTCTTTGATGCAAATGGCAAAAACTAGTGCAGCATTAGCAAGACATAATGATGCAGGATTATTGTATATATCTTATATTACTAATCCAACATATGGAGGAGTAACTGCTTCATTTGCAATGCTTGGTGATATTATTATTGGTGAACCTGATGCTTTAATTGGTTTTGCAGGACCGCGAGTAATTGAATCAACAATAAAACAGAAATTACCAGATGGTTTTCAAAAAACAGAATTTATGCAAGATCAAGGGTTTATTGATATGATTGTAGAACGTAAAGATATGCGAAATACAATTATTAAATTATTAAAAATGCATAGCCGGGGGGTTCAATAA
- a CDS encoding acetyl-CoA carboxylase carboxyltransferase subunit alpha, with amino-acid sequence MSLQEKEIKIKEIELELLKLKDDQEIDHTLQIQDLENTKAKLEAEAYRNISAYDRVYLARKADRPNVYEYIENLFDDFIELHGDRLYKDDGSIVGGLAMFNNIPCTVIGHLKGRTLEENLKCNFGMSSPEGYRKAMRLMKQAEKFNRPIITFVDTPGAYPGLKAEKHGIGEAIARNLMEMSKLTVPIIVIVIGEGGSGGALALSIGDRMVMLENSVYSVLSPEGFASILWKDKNGSRVSEAAELMKMTSADLYEMKIIDKIIKEPRGGITKNREYVYKRLRIYIRDSLEELMKLSKTSLITKRYNKFREMGRITND; translated from the coding sequence ATGTCACTTCAGGAAAAAGAGATTAAAATTAAAGAAATTGAATTGGAATTGTTAAAGTTAAAAGATGATCAAGAAATTGATCATACTTTACAGATTCAAGATTTAGAAAATACAAAAGCTAAACTTGAAGCGGAGGCTTATCGAAATATAAGTGCTTATGATCGTGTTTATTTAGCACGTAAAGCTGATCGACCAAATGTTTATGAATATATTGAAAATCTTTTTGATGATTTTATTGAATTACATGGTGATCGTCTATATAAAGATGATGGTTCAATTGTTGGTGGATTAGCAATGTTTAATAATATTCCATGTACTGTAATTGGTCATCTTAAAGGTAGAACTTTGGAAGAAAATTTAAAATGTAATTTTGGAATGTCGTCACCAGAGGGTTATCGTAAAGCAATGAGATTGATGAAACAAGCAGAGAAATTTAATCGCCCAATTATTACTTTTGTAGATACGCCAGGGGCTTATCCTGGACTTAAGGCTGAAAAACATGGAATTGGAGAAGCAATAGCCCGTAATTTAATGGAAATGTCGAAGCTAACAGTACCAATTATTGTTATTGTAATTGGTGAAGGTGGTAGCGGTGGAGCTTTAGCATTAAGTATTGGTGATCGTATGGTAATGCTTGAAAATAGTGTTTATTCGGTTTTATCACCAGAAGGTTTTGCTTCGATTTTATGGAAAGATAAAAATGGTAGTCGAGTTAGTGAAGCAGCTGAATTAATGAAAATGACTTCTGCTGATTTATATGAGATGAAAATTATCGATAAGATTATTAAAGAACCCCGCGGTGGAATTACTAAAAATCGTGAATATGTATATAAACGCTTAAGAATATATATTCGTGATAGTCTAGAGGAATTAATGAAATTATCTAAAACTTCTTTAATAACTAAACGATATAATAAATTTAGAGAAATGGGTCGAATTACTAATGACTAA
- a CDS encoding MarR family winged helix-turn-helix transcriptional regulator, translated as MTNRDILNRELINHLFVRLFNQILDIEGRYMSGKGIEDLSLSELHIIDVISSLPNPAMSNIASKATLTNGTITTAIKKLEVKGYVKRRKDDLDRRIIRVELTTKGNRACKVHREFHEEMVNKVCEDSHVLDDELLIKSLQQLVYFFEDVKEKY; from the coding sequence ATGACTAATCGCGATATTTTAAATCGAGAATTAATTAATCATTTGTTTGTAAGATTATTTAATCAAATATTAGATATTGAAGGACGCTATATGTCAGGTAAGGGTATAGAGGATTTAAGTTTATCAGAATTACACATAATTGATGTAATTAGTTCTTTACCGAATCCTGCAATGTCTAATATTGCTTCAAAAGCAACATTAACAAATGGAACTATTACAACAGCAATAAAAAAATTGGAAGTTAAAGGCTATGTAAAGCGTCGTAAAGATGATCTTGACCGACGAATTATTAGAGTTGAATTAACGACTAAAGGTAATCGTGCTTGTAAAGTTCACAGAGAATTTCATGAAGAAATGGTTAATAAAGTTTGTGAAGATAGTCATGTTCTTGATGATGAATTATTGATAAAATCTTTACAGCAATTGGTTTATTTCTTTGAAGACGTCAAAGAAAAATATTAG
- a CDS encoding beta-ketoacyl-ACP synthase III, protein MNGLKVLSTGYYAPQKVLDNFDLEQMVETSDEWIVSRTGIKKRHIVENESCMDLGYQAALKAIEKIDKNKIGLIICATMTPDYFTPSMACLIQERLGLNEQEVMCFDLNAACSGFVYALTVAHSLLQSLDDKYALIIGSEEISKIIDFTDRNTCVLFGDGAGAIVVSKGTGIFASYCNSSGNLEALKAPAINKNENNHYLTMAGQDVFKFAVKVIPESIDAVLEKTSLTLDDIKYVVCHQANYRIIRNVYKKMKSTEEKFYMNLQEYGNTSAASIPLALGEMNEKGMLNPGDKIICVGFGGGLTWGATLIEWS, encoded by the coding sequence ATGAATGGGTTAAAAGTGTTGTCAACTGGATATTATGCACCACAAAAAGTTCTTGATAATTTTGACCTAGAGCAAATGGTTGAAACATCAGATGAGTGGATTGTTTCTAGGACAGGAATAAAGAAAAGACATATTGTAGAAAATGAAAGCTGTATGGATTTAGGGTATCAGGCAGCTTTAAAGGCAATTGAAAAAATTGATAAAAATAAAATTGGTTTAATTATTTGTGCAACAATGACACCTGATTATTTTACCCCTAGTATGGCTTGTTTAATTCAAGAACGTTTAGGGTTAAATGAACAAGAAGTAATGTGTTTTGATTTGAATGCAGCTTGTAGTGGATTTGTTTATGCATTGACTGTTGCACATTCATTATTACAAAGTTTGGATGATAAATATGCTTTAATAATTGGTAGTGAAGAAATTTCAAAAATTATTGATTTTACAGACCGTAATACATGTGTATTATTTGGCGATGGAGCAGGAGCGATTGTTGTTTCTAAAGGAACCGGAATATTTGCTAGTTACTGCAATTCATCAGGTAATTTAGAGGCATTAAAAGCTCCAGCAATTAATAAAAATGAAAATAATCATTATCTTACAATGGCTGGTCAAGATGTTTTCAAATTTGCTGTTAAAGTAATTCCTGAAAGCATTGATGCTGTTTTAGAAAAAACTTCACTAACGCTTGATGATATTAAATATGTAGTTTGTCATCAGGCAAATTATCGAATTATTAGAAATGTTTATAAAAAAATGAAATCCACTGAAGAAAAGTTTTATATGAATTTACAAGAATATGGAAATACATCTGCAGCAAGTATTCCACTTGCATTAGGTGAAATGAATGAAAAAGGAATGTTGAATCCTGGAGATAAAATTATTTGTGTCGGTTTTGGTGGCGGTTTAACTTGGGGTGCAACATTGATAGAATGGAGTTAA
- a CDS encoding DUF561 domain-containing protein, producing MKLNEILNIKYPLIQGGMANIATGEFAASVSNAGALGLIGAGGMDTATLKKNIEICRSLTDKPFGVNIMLINPCADEMAQLVIDEKVPIVTTGAGNPGKYIEAWKAAGIKVLPVVPSVTLAKRLEKYNVDAIIVEGTEAGGHIGELTTMSLVPQVVEAVNVPVVAAGGIASGKQLLAAYALGACGVQVGTCLLASEECPIHDNYKQAIIKAKDTSTTVTGRIAGTPVRIIKNKMAKEYIKREKEGADMMELEKYTLGSLKRAVLEGDIDTGSLMAGQVAGMVNEIKPVATIIKELFDDCNQEFKRLESEF from the coding sequence ATGAAATTAAATGAAATATTAAATATTAAATATCCTTTAATTCAAGGAGGAATGGCAAATATCGCAACTGGTGAATTTGCTGCTAGTGTATCAAATGCTGGGGCTTTAGGTTTAATTGGAGCTGGTGGTATGGATACAGCTACTTTAAAAAAGAATATTGAAATTTGTCGTAGTTTAACTGATAAACCATTTGGTGTAAATATTATGTTAATTAATCCTTGTGCTGATGAAATGGCTCAATTAGTAATTGATGAAAAAGTTCCAATTGTAACAACTGGAGCTGGAAATCCTGGTAAATATATTGAAGCATGGAAAGCAGCTGGAATTAAAGTTTTACCTGTAGTACCAAGTGTTACATTGGCTAAACGTTTAGAAAAATATAATGTTGATGCAATTATTGTTGAAGGTACAGAAGCAGGAGGACATATTGGAGAATTAACAACAATGTCTTTAGTTCCTCAAGTTGTTGAGGCTGTAAATGTTCCGGTTGTTGCTGCTGGAGGAATTGCTAGTGGTAAACAATTATTAGCAGCTTATGCTCTTGGTGCATGTGGGGTACAAGTAGGAACATGCTTACTTGCAAGTGAAGAATGTCCAATTCATGATAATTATAAACAAGCAATTATCAAAGCTAAAGATACAAGTACAACTGTAACAGGAAGAATTGCAGGGACACCAGTTAGAATTATTAAAAACAAGATGGCCAAAGAATATATCAAGCGTGAAAAAGAGGGTGCTGATATGATGGAACTTGAAAAATATACTCTAGGTTCTTTAAAAAGAGCAGTTCTTGAAGGTGATATAGATACTGGTTCATTAATGGCAGGACAAGTTGCCGGAATGGTAAATGAAATTAAACCAGTAGCGACAATAATTAAAGAGTTATTTGATGATTGTAATCAAGAGTTTAAAAGACTAGAAAGTGAGTTTTAA
- a CDS encoding NAD(P)H-dependent flavin oxidoreductase, translating into MKSVKIGEMTLEVPIIQGGMGVGISLGNLAGNVALNGGMGVISTAQPGYRAADFEKNTVEANRRELANEIQKAKEIAKGKGIVAINAMVALTDYAGMVEVAVKNKIDAIISGAGLPLNLPGLVKDTKIKLAPIVSSGKAAKLICKTWDRKFKVIPDFIVIEGSEAGGHLGFHKEDVLNKTTAKLADIFKEVKETIQPFIEKYQKEIPIFVAGGIYDSKDIQEYLDLGVDGVQMATRFICTKECDASDKYKQAFIDAKKEDIEIVKSPVGMPGRAIMTKLTEKLKAGERIPVKRCYNCLVPCDIKTTPYCISDALINAVKGNLDEGLVFSGSNGYHNDKIVSVKELMDELKEGLK; encoded by the coding sequence ATGAAAAGCGTAAAAATTGGTGAAATGACTCTAGAAGTACCGATAATTCAAGGTGGTATGGGTGTAGGTATTTCACTTGGAAATTTAGCAGGAAATGTTGCTTTAAATGGAGGAATGGGAGTTATTTCTACGGCTCAACCTGGATATCGAGCTGCAGATTTTGAAAAAAATACTGTAGAAGCTAATCGCCGAGAATTAGCTAATGAAATTCAAAAAGCAAAGGAGATTGCAAAAGGTAAAGGAATAGTTGCAATTAATGCAATGGTTGCTCTTACTGATTATGCAGGAATGGTGGAAGTTGCAGTAAAAAATAAAATTGATGCAATTATTTCAGGGGCTGGATTACCGTTGAATTTACCAGGATTAGTAAAAGATACTAAAATTAAGTTAGCACCAATTGTTTCAAGTGGAAAAGCAGCTAAATTGATTTGTAAAACATGGGATCGTAAGTTTAAGGTGATACCTGACTTTATTGTTATTGAAGGTAGTGAAGCAGGTGGTCATTTAGGTTTTCATAAAGAAGATGTTTTGAATAAAACAACAGCTAAATTGGCTGATATTTTTAAAGAAGTAAAAGAAACGATTCAACCTTTTATTGAAAAATATCAAAAAGAAATACCGATTTTTGTTGCAGGTGGTATTTATGATAGTAAAGATATTCAAGAGTATTTAGATTTAGGTGTAGATGGGGTACAAATGGCAACACGCTTTATTTGTACTAAAGAATGTGATGCAAGTGATAAATATAAACAGGCATTTATCGATGCTAAAAAAGAGGATATTGAAATTGTTAAGTCTCCAGTAGGAATGCCAGGTAGAGCAATTATGACTAAACTTACTGAAAAATTAAAAGCTGGTGAGCGAATTCCGGTAAAAAGATGTTATAATTGTTTAGTACCATGTGATATTAAAACTACTCCTTATTGTATAAGTGATGCTTTAATTAATGCTGTAAAGGGTAATCTTGATGAAGGATTAGTTTTTAGTGGTAGTAACGGATATCATAATGATAAAATTGTATCAGTAAAAGAATTAATGGATGAATTGAAAGAGGGACTTAAATAA
- the fabD gene encoding ACP S-malonyltransferase: protein MSKIGFVYAGQGSQVVGMGKSFYDNYQIAKDVFDNIDLDIDVKKICFEGPIEELSKTSNTQPCMVTVAIIATRLLKENGIVPDYVAGLSLGEYSALNAAGVLTDNDAIDLVRFRGQAMERAAAGIESKMFAIIGLDRELLNEAVNEAKDLGFVAIANYNCPGQLVIAGEVDAVTKASELALEKGACRAIPLNTSGPFHTELLAPASKELKEKFTTVTFNEMQIPVVFNSSAKELEPGTSIAKMLEKQVMSSVYFEDSIRYMISKGVDTIIEIGPGKVLSGFIRKIDKSIKTYQVEDQASLEKTLMGLKGE from the coding sequence ATGAGTAAAATAGGATTTGTTTATGCTGGTCAAGGTAGCCAAGTAGTTGGAATGGGTAAATCATTTTATGATAATTATCAAATAGCTAAAGATGTATTTGATAATATTGATTTAGATATTGATGTAAAAAAAATATGTTTTGAAGGTCCAATTGAAGAATTATCAAAAACTAGTAATACACAACCATGTATGGTTACTGTTGCGATAATTGCTACAAGATTATTGAAGGAAAATGGAATTGTACCTGATTATGTTGCAGGATTGAGTTTAGGTGAATATTCAGCATTAAATGCTGCTGGTGTATTAACTGATAACGATGCAATTGATTTAGTTCGTTTCCGTGGTCAAGCTATGGAAAGAGCTGCAGCAGGAATAGAAAGTAAGATGTTTGCAATTATTGGTTTAGATCGTGAATTGTTAAATGAAGCGGTTAATGAAGCTAAAGATTTAGGTTTTGTTGCGATTGCTAATTATAATTGTCCTGGCCAATTAGTTATTGCCGGAGAAGTAGATGCCGTAACTAAAGCTAGTGAGTTAGCATTGGAAAAAGGAGCATGTCGTGCAATTCCTTTGAATACTAGTGGACCATTCCATACTGAATTATTAGCTCCAGCAAGTAAAGAACTTAAAGAAAAGTTTACTACTGTAACTTTTAATGAAATGCAAATACCAGTTGTATTTAATAGTTCTGCAAAAGAATTAGAGCCTGGCACTAGTATTGCAAAGATGTTAGAAAAACAAGTTATGTCATCAGTTTATTTTGAAGATAGTATCCGTTATATGATTTCTAAAGGGGTGGATACAATTATTGAAATTGGTCCGGGAAAAGTATTAAGTGGATTTATTAGAAAAATAGATAAGAGTATTAAAACATATCAAGTTGAAGATCAAGCATCATTAGAAAAAACATTAATGGGGTTAAAAGGAGAATAA
- the fabG gene encoding 3-oxoacyl-[acyl-carrier-protein] reductase: MRLKDKVVLVTGGAQGIGKEICLTCAREGAKIVVNYVDFGDNEAIAKATKAELESLGATVMLVQANVASFEETEKMFKDVVKEFGRVDVLVNNAGITKDGLLMRMKENDFDAVIDVNLKGTWNCMKHATKIMMKQRYGRIISMSSVVGVMGNAGQVNYSASKAGIIGMTMSLAREVGSRGITVNAIAPGFIKTAMTDVLPDDIKDSMAKQIPLGVFGEVSDIANTVVFLASDDAKYITGQTIHVDGGMAM; the protein is encoded by the coding sequence ATGAGATTAAAAGATAAAGTGGTTTTAGTAACAGGTGGAGCCCAAGGGATTGGTAAAGAAATCTGTTTAACATGTGCTCGAGAGGGAGCTAAGATAGTTGTTAATTATGTTGATTTTGGTGATAATGAAGCAATTGCTAAAGCAACAAAAGCTGAATTAGAAAGTTTAGGAGCAACTGTTATGTTGGTACAAGCTAATGTTGCTTCATTTGAAGAAACTGAAAAAATGTTTAAAGATGTTGTAAAAGAATTTGGAAGAGTTGATGTTTTAGTTAATAATGCTGGTATTACTAAAGATGGATTATTAATGAGAATGAAAGAAAATGATTTTGATGCTGTTATTGATGTTAATTTAAAAGGTACATGGAATTGTATGAAACATGCTACTAAAATCATGATGAAACAACGTTATGGAAGAATTATTTCAATGTCTTCTGTAGTTGGAGTAATGGGAAATGCAGGTCAAGTAAATTATTCTGCTAGTAAGGCTGGAATTATTGGGATGACAATGTCTTTAGCACGTGAAGTTGGAAGTCGTGGAATTACTGTTAATGCTATTGCTCCTGGTTTTATTAAAACAGCGATGACTGATGTTTTACCAGATGATATTAAAGATAGCATGGCTAAACAAATTCCATTAGGTGTTTTTGGTGAAGTTAGCGATATTGCTAATACTGTAGTTTTCTTAGCTAGTGATGATGCAAAATATATTACTGGTCAAACTATTCATGTTGATGGTGGAATGGCGATGTAA